From Ptychodera flava strain L36383 chromosome 3 unlocalized genomic scaffold, AS_Pfla_20210202 Scaffold_26__1_contigs__length_13983176_pilon, whole genome shotgun sequence, one genomic window encodes:
- the LOC139125771 gene encoding EGF-like repeat and discoidin I-like domain-containing protein 3 encodes MIRGCSEGIGLATDEIHDNQLFGSTTLDRKFGAREGRMRILEDPSMGWIPEFHNTDQWFHIDLMDVHTIVAVITQGSRDNYFWVTSYRLLYSFTRDNWTVYQENNKDQIFPGNHDKNKAVRNDLLQPIQVTTVRINPVTWHDGIGLRVELIGCRYRSCSDPLGMESGEIDLSQLTESTTLRPSSSAFRARLHIQPTTNITDAMCKKYEAKIFKCEAVKLYGGWMQKPGATTSPSLQIDFGELVSVTGTVTQGLGDNTVLCWVTSYKLNYVGEGDDWRVLKNFNGDDKVFDGNCDQNTLVTHYLDHPFFSRKLRFIPMTWYENVCMRLEVLGCRLSDQHSGRLGYHLAEKPQTKPLYQSLNLLKDRFNNQAYITFFSDCNIMDQQQCFIK; translated from the exons ATGATAAGAG GTTGTAGTGAAGGAATTGGCTTGGCAACCGATGAGATCCATGACAACCAGCTATTTGGTTCGACGACATTGGACAGAAAGTTCGGTGCCAGGGAAGGACGAATGCGCATTTTGGAAGATCCTTCAATGGGCTGGATCCCAGAATTCCACAACACTGATCAATGGTTCCACATTGACTTGATGGACGTTCACACCATCGTTGCCGTAATCACTCAGGGATCAAGGGACAATTATTTCTGGGTGACATCTTACCGGCTGCTGTACTCATTCACTCGCGACAACTGGACAGTATACCAAGAGAATAACAAAGACCAG ATTTTCCCCGGAAATCATGACAAAAACAAAGCTGTTCGAAACGACCTTTTACAGCCTATCCAGGTGACTACCGTGAGAATTAACCCAGTCACATGGCATGATGGCATTGGACTTAGAGTGGAGCTCATCGGATGCCGATATAGAA GTTGTTCAGATCCACTAGGGATGGAATCGGGCGAAATTGATTTATCACAGCTCACAGAATCGACTACATTGCGCCCTTCCTCATCAGCATTCAGAGCTAGACTCCATATTCAACCAACAACAAACATAACCGATGCaatgtgtaaaaaatatgaG GCTAAGATATTTAAGTGTGAGGCAGTCAAACTGTATGGAGGATGGATGCAAAAGCCCGGAGCTACTACGAGTCCGTCGCTCCAAATTGACTTTGGAGAACTTGTGTCTGTGACGGGAACTGTAACACAGGGTCTTGGCGATAATACCGTACTGTGCTGGGTCACCTCGTATAAACTGAATTATGTTGGAGAAGGAGATGACTGGAGGGTATTAAAGAATTTTAATGGGGATGACAAG GTATTCGATGGAAACTGTGATCAAAATACGCTGGTTACTCACTATCTGGATCATCCCTTCTTTTCGAGGAAACTTCGATTTATTCCGATGACGTGGTACGAAAATGTGTGTATGCGATTAGAGGTCCTGGGCTGTCGACTCTCTG ATCAACACAGTGGGCGATTAGGATATCACCTAGCGGaaaagccacagacaaaaccgctctaCCAGAGCCTCAATCTCTTAAAAGATCGGTTCAATAACCAAGcttatattacatttttttctgactgcaaTATTATGGACCAACAGCAGTGTTTCATCAAGTAA